The Anopheles gambiae chromosome 2, idAnoGambNW_F1_1, whole genome shotgun sequence genomic sequence tcgcTCAACAGTAGCGGCGCAAAGCGTAAACAAAATAGCAAAGCCAGCTATTTACAAACTGAACCGTAAGCGGCGTTCGGCGCAATGGTAGCTACCCTTTTTGTGGGGGGCCGTTCGGTACCGTTGCGATGTACCGAAGGAACGCGCTCGCACATAGCTGCACGTTTGCCAAACAAACGCGCCCGACAGATCGGGGCAAGTAGAAAGCTGCCGTAAGCGGTTCCTAATTTTGGAGCTATTAATTGCTTTCGGAATCGACCGCCGGTGGCCCGCCCCGTACCGGGCTCGGCGGAAGCTTCTTTGGTTGAAGGAAAGATTTCGGTTTTCCTCAAACCAGCGATCTGAAACTAGTCGCTCGCGTAGTGGCTCGACTGCAGTGACAGGaagcacacgcatacacatgCTCAGACCACCCTAATTAAAGCTCCACTGTGTGCACTGTTCTCTCCAACCTGCTCTTTGAGCCACAGCAGCTTGTTTTCGAACAAAGTAGTTTTGGGCCTATTGCTCTTGATTGGAAGAGTATTTTAAATTTCCCTTCCGTGTGCGGTCCAACACGTGCGGCCGCGTTTCGATTTTAGCCCGGCACGGATTGCTTTTGATGCGCGGGAACAATTAACAAAAAAGGCCCACGTGGTGTCTAAAGGAACGAGTACGATTAATAGAAGCGAAGCTACAATGCACACAGGTTGTGGCGGTGGTCAACGAAAGGGAAAGTGGCACGTTGTAAGCAACTGTCTCACACCGTGccgatgtgtatgtgtctctAAAGCTTACTGCTGTCTGTAAAGCCATACATATTCATCGCAGGTCGTTTACGAAAGTAACTGGCCAATTTGTGTGTTGCTGGTCGTATGCAATGAACCACATTCTCAATGCAATATCAATACAGTTTGCATATCTGCTTGCCCAAAATGCTATCTTTCCCTCCATTCAAACTCCATCTGCAAGAGAATGCAGTTCGGTTTTCCGTGGCATAACGACGTCTTCTGGCACCTTCGCTTATCTGTGCAGCCCAGCATACAACTTAATAATCGCGAgccctgcacacacacacacgcgcgcagaCGCACGCCTGCGGTCACCACATACTCTTGCCACGTTCAACCGTACCGAACGTATGCAGACTTTAGCCCGGCGGTTTCGCCACGTCATGGTGAGCGTATGTTTTTGCACACCGCAGCAGCGAAGtacacaagaagaagaagaagaagaagcaaaagaagaagaaaaatcttTCCACCAGCGAGAGAAAAGCCCACTGCCATTGCAGAAAAGTAAGCCAACGGGTAACGGCTGCCCGCGAACCCTGCCCTGCCACCGACAACATGGCCGGGCGGCTAACACGTTGCTAAACCGGTATGTCGTGGCGTTCCTCACTCTCCCGTACGACTCGAGGGCACGGGAGGGGGAGGTACAGGCACAGTGCAGAGCAGAGAGGACAGGTTCAAAAAGGCGAGACTAacgtacacactcacacacacacatactcacacgtacacactgacacacctCACAGATCGCGCACAGCTCTCTTTGAGATCGTGGAATGTCGTTTGGTATGTTTTCCGTTTTGACGGTGTATACACCCCCCTGCTCCCGAGCTCCCGAAGTGTTGCGTCCTTCAGTTTTCGAAAACCAAGCATTTTGAACGACGCACCAGACACCAGATCTTCCCAAACTCCCCCCGATGGGTGGCACATCGCTCCTAGGGGATGGGGAAGACTGCGGACGATCATCGTACCGTGATGGTACGAATGTCGCACGCTTAGACGCACGCTAAAACAGTTTTGCGGGCTTTTCTCCCATCGGGCGGGTGCGCCATAGCGTGTGTGTGACCCTAACGCTGTGCTGAAGCGAGACGCTTGCGAACCCGCAGCCTGGAGCCGAGAAGTGAGAAGCCTTCAAAATGTGCAAAGTGTTAGGCTTGTCGGGTGGCAGTGTCAGtccggggggggggaagaTGAACAGGTTCCACATTCCACAGGTTGGTCGCTTGCTTACAGTCTATCGAACTCTTTCTATCGCTTGCCCACTAAATGTAGCTGTCTCActgtctctctttcactctctttctctccctttctctctctgtttatCTTTAAACCTCGTGACATTCTCCCTtcttttcactatttttttacaaatccCCGAAGCCTTTTAATTGTTGACAGTCGACCAGGTTGGGAAGCAACAGGTTCATAGGCCATTGggaataaaatttattttattacttcttatgaaaattttcatataaaaaaagattcaCATCCATTAGTTGAAGAGTTAGCAACTAATTCTTTATTGTTTGAGCGGTGTTCATTTTCGGCAAGCATATTTGCAGGATCTGAAGGTTTGTTGGGATGATATGTTAGAAAGATTATTTGCTTTAATTCGACTAGACATTCCAACAGTCACCCAACTCTGCTAATTGAATTTGACAGCCTTATTGAGAGCCTGCTGAGTGCAGTTTCACATCTTGGACGTCAACACATCTATCAGGTATCATATATCTGTTCACATCAATGcttaaaacaaaattgcaGAATCTATCAACAAAAATTATTCACAATTAACTTTTCTAGTCAAACCTCTACTACGATAGTCCCAATATACAACTCACACTGATATGAATGACTTGATCTTCGTCGCTGTCAAACATTTTTGGAGAtcctacaacaacaaaaaagcgccagTACCTTTTGCCCACGGGGCCTGAACGGAATgcacagaaaaagaaagcgtTTTCCCTTCGTTGCCGATTTCCTGCCAGAAAGAGAAaggtgcaaacacacacacacacacacacacacacacacacacacacacacacacacacaggagatACAGCGGCCCGGTTTGCCCCGTGTGCTCAGCACCGACAACAGCGGGAAAATCCATTCGGGGCGACAACATGTGACAACTGCGAGCGAATCGAATGCGCCCGATTGCCGACCGGCTCGAACAAACCTCGACACTTTCCAATTTCTTTGGCCACTcttcaaacaaaactcaaattCTTACCGTGCGGACCtttgcgggggggggggggggggggttgaggTAATGAAGTAGATATTCCAACCGTCATGGGCCGCCCGAAAACCGTACGCATCGATTCGAGGTCGATCATCGATCGACGACCACCTGTTGAACGATTTGTTGACGATTTCACCAGCCGCATTTGTCCGGTGCCGGTTAGAGGGGCGATGaggggaaaagagaaaaagaagcggGCGATGTGTACGAAAGCGAGACCGAGTGCTTGAAGAAAAGTTTCTTCTGAGAAGcttaagcgtgtgtgtgtgtgtgtgcaagtgcaAGAAAGGAAAGGTAGCGTTTACTTCCCCGCAATTAATCACAGCGTACATTCAGCGCGGCGATCCCCCCCGTTTTGTCACCACGGCTTGCTGGACGGTTCATTCACAACTTTCCGAACGGCCGATACGGCACAGGGAAAATGATGCCACACCCTGCCGCGCCGTCGTTGCTCCATCCCGACCACCGGTTGGCGTTTTGTCGTCCCGATCGGGTCAGAGTGAATCGGGCGGTAAGAAAGTATCCAACGGGTGAAAATGGTGTTAAGTGACAAACACTCTGACGGACGGACGCTGACCATGACCAAAAAGGGTTTTGCGCGACGGTGCCGGAGAATGCTCGGTGCGATATGCTCCGGTGGCCAATCGTGGGAGAAAAAGGGGAATGGGAAAACAATGCCACTGGGACAGGAATGCTTGTGTGGTATtgaagggttttgtttttttacttctgcTGAGCGATGTGAATGGGCTGGACGGTTGAAAGTAAGGTTTCAGGTTCGGCCCCATCGGACACTGCTTTTGGAGGAAGAAACGCTTAACTAAGGGGTAGTAAAATAGCATACTTTCTCTCACGAGAGCGTGTTCTCTACAATCGACGATGAAGAGATCGTTTAACACAACCAAAACACCACTTTTTGGAGCAATTGAAAATAGCGATTCGCATAAACACTACAAGAGAACGTTCTAAAAGCACTTCTGGGAGCGTTGAGGGCTTTCATTGCTTTGAGCTTTTAGATAAGGCAAATTGTATTGAGTGAAGTAGATGTAAACACAATCTTTCTTTTGAATGTTTCTATCCAATCAGAGTGAACTCGGAAAACTGGAACGAGATCGTTAAATTTTAAGGAAAATAACGTTTAATGTTCatacaattttaatttatgttgTGTCAAAATTTGATCAAAATGAGTAAAACATTCCCAAAATTGCTCGCCAAATCCTATGATGCCACGACGCAGTGCTATCAATCGGAACCTTCCGTATGCTGTTGAAGATGAAATTATTAATCGAGTGTCGAGTGCACTTACCCCGAGCGCCACCGATAAACAAATTGCCCACTCATGGCCGGAAACGTAGCGCCTGGAAAGTGAAATGCATTATCATACCTACCCTACCGGCGGCAGCGTACGCGTACGCTAGGCGGAAAACAAACACGGCACCCCTGCACGCCGAACAGCTGCGACTGTACGGGTAACCATCCACCGGTTTGGGATGCAAATTGCTCACACCGGCAGCACTGCTAATGCCAATTGCACTTTATGCGGAATTTCCTTCACCTTTTATCAGCCGCGGGGCTTCCGGATCGGATCGGGGACGGTTGCCCATCATCCAGTCGCTGGATCCGTGTCCGTGTCGCGGTCGCTTTTGTGAGCAGGGATGCGAAACGTACCCGGCTGGTAGCAGAGACTTCACTTGGCGTAACAAATTGCCATGCGAACAAGGTGCAAGGTGGCGAAGCGGCGCATGAGAACAAACCGTTGATTGCAAGCTTTGGAAGAGAAACGACCCGAAAAAGTGGATGGGAACGCAGAACGGTGTGCTTCGTTGCCTTCGGCAAGTTTATGCGACGTTGCGATGGAGAACAATTACTGAACCCTATTTCAAATCAACAATCATAAACCGGCGTTCTGCACTATACTTAGCgttacgaaaaacaaaacacaacacagccaTTTATTCGTTGTATTGgagtatttttgtattttcatgACATTAAAATGATTGGATAACAATTCGTATGTAGGTTTCCTGCTCTGCTGTACGGTTTAGGTTgtttaatgataataataaaaaagaagatttGGCAAACTGCCGCTTATCTGTCTAGCGATAGATGTCGCCCCCAGGTTCGCTCCACCCTGCGCAATAgtgtgctgctgatgctgcttctACCGTTGCTGTTACTGTCTTTTGAATGGTACTAGTTTCACTCTAaaacatctctctctctctctccctctccctctctatctctctctccctctctctctctctctctctccctatctACTGCTCTACCGCCATTAAAGTTCGTAGCGTTTCGAATGTGAAGAACGTCAAATCAAAAGTAGCTCGCCTGCAGTGTGCCGCggggcgtgtgtgtttgtgtgcggtaTTTGTGTGGCTGTTACCTCTCTATCGCACctagaagaagaaggaacgcgatgcgaaaaaaacacacaagaaaTGTGTCGTGTTGGCGTTTGAAATGGCGaactgaggagtttttttcgCTGCTACTTTTCAGCATCTCGCAACTCCCAAATTGGCTTGATGGAGAAATTTTCTACTACCTTCTCCACCTTCGCCGtctgtctatgtgtgtgtctttatCAAACACACTACACTTGTTTTGTCTTTCCACCATTTCtgaggattgtttttttcccttcttctgtTGTTGCTTTGGCGCGTCGTTCATTTCTCTTTCGAACCATGCGACTGCGAGTATTTTCTATTGCCTTCATCTTTCGCGATTGATTGACGATCGCGACTCTATTGACGCTCCCTGTATGTGCCTGCTCCTCATACATTCTCCAttacccgcacacacacacactcacactcacttTTCCTCTCACCAATGGGTGAtgaaggtgtttttttgttgccttatAGCTTTATTTTCTTCCGTTTTCACTTTCCAAGCGCACTTTCGGCTAATGGCAGAAGCGTACCCACCCACCGCGAACACTTTTCACCCTCAAACCTTGGTACACGTGCCGCACTTTTGTTTTCCGTGTGCAAGAAAAGCTCTTATCAGGTGTGGCCACACCAGGGGCACTTATTCGTCACAACGTTCTTGGGGTTATTGCCCTCGGTAATGATAACAATTTTCCAATATACGGCTATGAAGCTGCAAATTGCTCTCCATGcgattgtgcaaaaaaaaaacaaaatcgccATTAAAGTAGACTTGTAAATTACAGCAAAGAAAGCTACACCATCACTATTTCGCCCGCTTCCCCGCTTCGGGCTGTCTATTTCAGGGTTCCCAAAAAACACCGagaaagttttttgtttcgggTGGAGCAAGATCCTCCTATTAGTGCAGCGCCACAGTTTCACTTTTCTCGCGCTTGTTGGCTAGGGTTCACTTGGCGCcgacagggggggggggggggagcgtaCCTGCCAAGGGCTtgattataattaaattatctaATTACCTAATAAGGCACATTCATTTCTTCTTGTAATTGCATTCATCTGCTGCTTCCTTCCATTCCTTGCAATACTCTTTACAGGGGTGCTGGTCAACAAACCCGCTCGCTCTTCGGCATGTGTGCGTTttgcagggggggggggggggaatggggTGTATGTGTTGGTTACTGTTATGCGGTTTGCGTACGTACAACTAAATCTCGAGACACGTGTTAAcataaaaccaattaaaacGATAAACGCTAAACAAACGTTTTCACCTGTCTGGAGCGGCGAACAGAAGTGAAcagtttctttctctctttcacttGCTCTTTTTCTCGGTGTAACTGTTAAATTCATTGATGCTCTACCACCATGACTACAATGTGAGAATGGGTTCGTTTTGGTAATAGAGGAAACCGTCTGCTAATTTCGCTCCACTTCTGTCTGTTCAACTGTCGCCTGCTGCCCATGTATCATCTAATGCCATTTTGCTGTGATGCTCCATGTCGTCCCTCTTGATCTGTCACCTATTTTACAACCCTATCGATTAAaacctctcacacacacacacatctagcCGTATATATGTACTTCGTTGTGCGATAAAATTCTACATCTGCTTCACCTACCCTTCCCCCAATCCCATTTATCGCTCGCAAATTAATCGGTTTTGTGATTGCTCGCttgcatgtgcatgtgtgctgCGCGCTGATTCGCGTGCAGTGTGACTTCAACGCAACCTTCAGCGCCGAACCGGACCGGAGCGCGTCACGCGCACCTCATCGTCTCGGCTTGCCGAACGTGCCGGACGAGCCGGCCACCTCGGACCGGCGCCGCAGCGTCGAATCGTCGCTCAGCTCGAGCCCCGCCACCATCTGGGCGATCTCGCGCTCCTTCTTCAGGTCGGGCGGATTGAACTGCAGACTGGCGAGCGAACCGTGGCTGCGGCTGCGATGCTCCTGCCGGATCGAGTAGCTAAATGCCCGCTCGTTCAGGTGGCCCTTGCGCCGGTAGATGCCGGTGCCGCCCGGCGACTCGGCGCCCGAGTTGCCCGACAGCTCGTCCAGCCCGCCCGCCGCCGACTGGGCCAGCTTCCGGCTGCTCATCGACAGCGGCCGGCTGTCGGCCAGCGAGCCGGGCGGCGGCCCGCCCAAGCTCCCGTTCGACTGCGGCGGGTAGGCAAACATCGGCGGCACGACCGGCACACCGATCGGgatgctgccgttgctgccgTTGAACGTTTTGCCCttgtccttcttctttttgctggTGCGCGGATGCTGCAGGGTCGCGTACTGGGgtgccatcatcatcgccggcAGCGTCATGCCGGCGTGCGGATGCATACCGGGATGCGGGAGGCCCATCGCCGGATGCATCTGGGCGTGGTGGGGATGGAGCATGGGATGGGGAGGTAGACCGGCGGCCatggccgccgccgctgccgccgccgcactGCCGTTCATGCTGCGGTGACCGATCGTGTGAAACTGGCGGCCCGGGACCGGGGGCGGACCGCCCGGCCCGGGATGGCCCGCCATCGGGTGGTGCGGATGGTGGTACATCATCATGCCGTGATGTGCGGCTGCCGCGGCGGCCATTGCTGCGGCAGAGTTGGCTGAGGCTGGACCGGCAGCCGGCCGACCTAGTGGATTCATGTGCATGGGACGTGGTCTTATAAGCGTACCGGATAAACTTTGACTGcctacctgctgctgctgttgctgcggggAGCTCTTGGCCGCTTTCTTGTCTTTTTTCGACTTTTTCGGTTCTTCTTTCGGTGGCGGTGGTACCGGTACCGGCGCACTGATCTGGCGCACGCGGGCAGGGCGGCCCAGCGTGgaaccgccgccgccgccgccgccgccaccgccagtgCTGCCACCGAGCCCACCGGGGCCGGAGTAGATATCGTAGTGACCATCGTTACCAAAGCCGATGCCATCGATCTGATCGGTGGAACCGTTCCACACTTTGTGATTTTCGTCGCCATTGTACAGTGAGCTCTCACCGTCGTCCACCACCTCGAGGTCTGCGCTGCTAGCATAAACTGTTTAGCAGTTCGGAAAACACattaagagagagagaaagagagagaaagggagaaaaagagaaaaaagggaagagtgAGAATCCAGTATTTAGTAAAATACTTTAATAATATTAAGCAATTGATAGCAATGCTCTATTGCTTCCAATAGGTCCTTGAGAACACCCAACGACTCTGCCCATTATGACACTCTACACAGCATACGTGGTAGTGGTTAAttgtaatgtaaaaaaagctCACACGATATGCACATTAATCACTGCAGCCGATATTGAAACTGAAAATGaattcatttaaattttcctATTACATCTCGTAATACACTTTCATCTATCCGAAACTTCCACTGAAacgaaccaacaacaaaaaacatgccCAAACTTTCAATCCCCAATTGCCCAACCATCCGAcgcgaaaaaagggaaattcaACCGGAAGCAACCCTCGAGCTCGATCGAATTCGGCCTCTCAGGTGGCCAATTTCACCGGTCGGTatggcttgtgtgtgtgtttgtgtgtgtgtgcgagcttATGAAAGAAGTCAGGGCCtcgcaaaaaaacaattcGAAAGGTGTTAAGTACGTGTACACACACGTAACTCTCCATCGCAGtgggatgcaaaaaaaatccgactccgaagcaaaagaaagcgCTTGTGCGATCGGACCTTTGTGCGAGCCTGCGCCATGCGCCCCGAGGCATGGTTGTGTCGGCAATATCAGACGAAACTTTCTTCCCTCCAGCCCACGGTTTCGGGCGAATGTCATCTCGACAATCGCTGTCAGCATCTGAGTAGTGAAATTCGGAgtgttaaaatgatttttttttaattttcatggAATTTTTGCCTTCAAAATATGACGTTGTGACTGATGTTTGACTGATTCCCACGTCTCGTGGCACCATAGCGAATCGATAACGATCGATTGTAATCGCTGCACAGTGCATTCCGAACCGGCGGTATTTAGATGCATCCATTCCCGCTTCcaattttgcctt encodes the following:
- the LOC1269354 gene encoding AT-rich interactive domain-containing protein 1B, which codes for MKDTTNAMGESTPICRCRVLYLGSAVPRQSKDGLQGIQEPLRSLYPSEGAIGAKGIDSWLSVWSNGILLENVDENRKQVTRFFPIESLHYCAAVRQVLIPERGNSNPEPKFLPLDSPFARTPRAQHPPIFAAILRRTTGIKVLECHTFICKREAAANALVRCCFHAYADNSYARQLEGGGGNGGSGSGSSNSVYGTIGGKSNGTGEGWRSRAGSTTTLNSVGVSRQAINGVGDAYTVKNLYASSADLEVVDDGESSLYNGDENHKVWNGSTDQIDGIGFGNDGHYDIYSGPGGLGGSTGGGGGGGGGGSTLGRPARVRQISAPVPVPPPPKEEPKKSKKDKKAAKSSPQQQQQQVGSQSLSGTLIRPRPMHMNPLGRPAAGPASANSAAAMAAAAAAHHGMMMYHHPHHPMAGHPGPGGPPPVPGRQFHTIGHRSMNGSAAAAAAAAMAAGLPPHPMLHPHHAQMHPAMGLPHPGMHPHAGMTLPAMMMAPQYATLQHPRTSKKKKDKGKTFNGSNGSIPIGVPVVPPMFAYPPQSNGSLGGPPPGSLADSRPLSMSSRKLAQSAAGGLDELSGNSGAESPGGTGIYRRKGHLNERAFSYSIRQEHRSRSHGSLASLQFNPPDLKKEREIAQMVAGLELSDDSTLRRRSEVAGSSGTFGKPRR